DNA from Salmo trutta unplaced genomic scaffold, fSalTru1.1, whole genome shotgun sequence:
AACGTGATGAAAGAGCAGTAGAGAGCTGCATCATCAGTCTACTGTTCAATAGGCCTAAATATTCACTAAATACATCAATGTTGAAGAAAACagcattaaatgttcaagatATAAAAGGGGAACTGTACAgcgggttaggttagggttgggttagggtggggttagggtggggttaggttagggttgggttagggtggggttaggtggtTAGGGTGGGGTGGGttagggtgggttggggtggggtgggttagggtggggttgggttaggggtggggttagggtggttagggtggggttagggtggggttgggttagggtggggttagggtgggttagggtggggttagggttagggtggggttaggtttagggttatggtgcggttaggttaggttagggttagggtggggttgAGTTAGGTTAGGGTCgagtggggttagggttgggttagggtggtgttgggttaggttaggttggggttagggtggagtTGGGTTAGGTTAGGGTCGGGTGGGGTTAGGATCaggtggggttagggtcacgtgggttgggttagggtgcgtggggttaggttagggtggggttaggttagggtggggttgggttagggtggggttggggttaggttggggttagggtggggtggggtCGGGTGGGATTAGGGTGCGTGGGGTTAGGGTGCGTGGGGTTAGGGTGcgtggggttgggttagggtgggGTGATGTTGGGTGGGATTAGGGTCGGGTGGGATTAGGGTCGGGTGGGATTAGGGtcgggtggggttagggtggggttaggttagggtgcgttaggttagggtggggttagggtcgGGTCAGGTGGGTTTAGGGTcgggttagggtggggttagggtgcgTGGGGTTAGGTTAtgctggtgttagggttagggtggggttaggttagggtggggttagggtggggtaAGGATCGGGTGGGGTGCgtggggttaggttagggtggggttaggttagggtggTGTTAGGGTCGGGTGTGGCTGGTTGTGGacggaattcatctcccagtgtctggtggaaagcagactgaaccagttttTCCTCTGGGATGTTGTCTGTGTTTCACTCCATTACGTTTATTTGTTTATCCTgaacgatgacaagcatactcataacatgatgcagccaccactatgctttcaAAAATGGAGAGGAGTACTCAGTAATGTCTTGTCTTGTTGTTGCAGTATTACATTAGTGCCTTGTTTTAAACAGCATCCATGTTTTGGAATGtattctttacaggcttccttttcactcatctaggttattattgtggagcAACTACCATGTTGTCgacccatcctcagttttctcctgtcacagccattaaactctgtaaccgtgttaaagtcaccattggcctcatagtgaaatccctgagcagtttccttcctctccggcaactgagttaggagggatgcctgtatctttgtagtgacaccatccatagtgtaattaataacttcaccatgctgaaagggatattGAACGTCTGCTTTCCCCCCCCATCTACCAATGGGTGCTcttcttctttgtgaggcattggaaaacctccctggtctttgtggttgaatctgtgtttgaaattctttGCTCGACtgaagggaccttacagataattgtatgagttgggtacagagatgaggtacacactattattgcacacagagtccatgcaacttattatgggacTGGTTAAGCACATTGTTACTCCAgtacatatttaggcttgccataacaaaggggttgattacttattgagtcaagacatttcagcttttcatgttaAATTAATTCGTAAGAATAAAACAAatatccactttgacattatggggtattgtgggtaggctagtgacaaaaacatctgaatggaatccattttaaattcagactgtaacaacaGAATGTGGAGAAagtcgaggggtgtgaatactttctgaaggcagtgtggTTGGTTTATTTTTGACCCTCACATTGTATTCCTATTAGTTATACATTCAAGCACCCCTGTCACTATCTGTAACCACAGTCTAACAGTACATTATTTTAATGAGGTATTACAGTGAGACAGGGATTGTGTGTGTAATGAGGTATTACAGGGAGACAGAATGACCCCTGCTCAGTTAGACATTATTATACAAAGCTGTCTCTCTTATTCAGGTCAGATTAATGGAAATGGGGGAGAAGTACTTTTTCGTTTTTCTGGCTTCTCtaagtctgtgtcccaaatggcaccctattctctataaagtgcactacatctgaccagggcccatagggtaccatttgggactaaCAATTCTGCTCTGTACTGCATTTGTGTATGTCAGAATCTGAGGGCTTTAGGGGAAATAGGATATTCAATATTGTCATAATGAACCACAAACCTACTTTGTGACTGAAGTTATGTTTATTTtgttagtctctctctcccctcctctctttcccccctccctcctctctccctcctctctctccccccctcccccctcctgtctctctctctctctctgcctctctccccccctcctctctctctctctctgcctctctcccccctcctctctctctctctctctcgcgctctctcccccctcctctctctctctctctctcctctctctctctctctgcgtgtagGAGGTTGATGGGGATGCGTACATGTGAGTCTCGTTGTCTGTTCAGTGGCTCTAAGGGGGAGGTGTGTAATGTGGAGCCTCTTCTTAGTGGCCCGGACCTGAAGGATCACCCCATCACACAGTACTCTCTACTGGCCATGGCCTCTCTTACTAAGGTAAACCCTATATCAGGTGTCCCCAACTGGCGCCAATTATTTAGCCCCActagttttctgagcaaaaaaaaatacaacttatttttattaaaatgttttattgttggaGATAAAACAAAAAACTGTAAAagcaccagcaaatcagctccaaatgattttaatttgggaaatctgttccctagtattcccacgcataatagagggagggatacactggccagtttattaggtacaccaccctgttcacaaatggtttgctcctacagacagtgagtcatgtggcTTGCTGTATAAagcaggcatcaaggcattcagttactgttggattgaacgttagaatggtcaAAACGACCTAAGTGACTTGGAGCGTGGTAAGATCATCGGTTCCCCGGTCTCAGAAACGGacagcctcctgggcttttcacgcacgacactCTCTAGTGTTTACGgagaatggtgtgacaaacaaaacatccagtcagcggaaGTCCTGTgagcgaaaacagctcgttgatgagaggttgaaggagaatggtAAGAATCGTGTGAACTAACAGGCTGGCCACAAACAAGCAAATAATGGCATCTGAACGGCATCTCGGAAGGCACAACTCATCGCTCCTTGTCACAGACGGGCtactgcagcagacgaccacaccgggttccactcctatcagataAACACCAGAAGAAGAGGCTTCAGTGGGAACGCCagcaccaacactggacaattaagTAGTGGAGAAACAGCCTGGTCTGATGAATGTTTCGTCATGCCGATGGCAGTCAGGATTTGGTATAAGCAGCCAAGGTGtgatcctgcctggtgtcaacggtaaaggctggtggcggtggtgtaatggtgtggggaaggTTTTCCTGCCtggataccaattgagcaacgtttccatgtCCTGGacaattcaggctgttctggatgGGTTTACCTAATACACTGGCCAGGGAGTGTACCTGATCGTATacaaaatgtaagcaaggtttgaaattattatgtttaagtcaaatattatatctgtttgggcttcttgcggtcaatttgcagtctacaaatgatttgtaattctgttccggccccctgaccgtCCGCTCCAGAAAAACTAGCCCTGCAGCTGAGTCTGGTTGATGATCCTGTCCTGtatacactacaccctacacactacaccctacacactacacactacacactacaccctgtcctatatacactacacactacaccctgTCCTAtatacactacaccctacacactacacactacacactacaccctgtcctatatacactacacactacaccctacacactacacactacaccctgtcctatatacactacacactacaccctacacactacacactacaccctgTCCTAtatacactacaccctacacactacacactacaccctacacactacaccctacgCACACTACACCCTACGCACTACACCCTACAcaaactacacactacacacactacaccctacacacactacaccctacacacactacacactacaccctacaccctacagtcTGTTCTATACTGGGTGATACATGACATTCACACCCTACAGTCTGTTCTATACTGGGTGATACATGACATTCACACCCTACAGTCTGTTCTATACTGGGTGACACATGACATTGACACCCTACAGTCTGTTCTATACTGGGTGACACATGACATTGACACCCTACAGTCTGTTCTATACTGGGTGATACATGACATTCACACCCTACAGTCTGTTCTATACTGGGTGATACATGACATTGACACcctacagtctgttctatagtgggtgatacatgacattgacaccctacagtctgttctatactgggtgatacatgacattcacaccctacagtctgttctatagtgGGTGATACATGACATTGACACCCTACAGTCTGTTCTATACTGGGTGATACATGACATTCACACCCTACAGTTTGTTCTATACTGGGTGATACATGACATTCACACCCTACAGTCTGTTCTATACTGGGTGATACATGACATTCACACCCTACAGTCTGTTCTATACTGGGTGATACATGACATTCACACCCTACAGTCTGTTCTATACTGGGTGATACATGACATTCACACCCTACAGTCTGTTCTATACTGGGTGATACATGACATTGACACCCTACAGTCTGTTCTATACTGGGTGATACATGACATTCACACCCTACAGTCTGTTCTATACTGGGTGATACATGACATTGACACCCTACAGTCTGTTCTATACTGGGTGATACATGACATTCACACCCTACAGTCTGTTCTATACTGGGTGATACATGGCATTGACACCCTACAGTCTGTTCTATACTGGGTGATACATGACATTGACACCCTACAGTCTGTTCTATACTGGGTGATACATGACATTGACACCCTACAGTCTGTTCTATACTGGGTGATACATGACATTGACACCCTACAGTCTGTTCTATACTGGGTGATGCATGACATTGACACCATACAGTCTGTTCTATACTGGGTGATACATGACATTGACACCCTACAGTCTGTTCTATACTGGGTGATACATGACATTGACACCCTACAGTCTGTTCTATACTGGGTGATACATGACATTGACACCCTACAGTTAACAGTAACTATGTCATTGTTATTTTTGTCTTTCTCTTCAATTCCACTGAGAATATTTGTCTGTTTTCAATCCAACACGATCTTGTTCATTTCAGATTCTAGTGATCGGACTGAAGCCTTCTCTCAAAGTGTGGATGACATTTCCTTATGGCAAGGTACCTCCTCTCTCATCTAggcctttccccctctccctcacaaccctttctctgtctcgctatcctcctctgacctctcttccctctctccttcccagcCTCTCTGTGACCTCTTCCCTGTTGCTTGCTTTAATGGGATTTTGCCTCACTGTAGAACGGTGCTGGCTAAAGGCCCATAATGTTTTTATAAACGCATCCCTAACCCTTTATTGAATGTCACAATCATAACATGCCTCGctgctaggaacagaacaggagattggaggctgggggacacaatagacgctgcctggctaggaacagaacaggagattggaggctggggggggggacacaatagacgctgcctggctaggaacagaacaggagattggaggctggggggacaatagacgctgcctggctaggaacagaacaggagattggaggctgggggggggacacaatagacgctgcctggctaggaacagaacaggagattggaggctggggggacaatagacgctgcctggctaggaacagaacaggagattggaggctggggggacacaatagacgctgcctggctaggaacagaacaggagattggaggctggggggggacaatagacgctgcctggctaggaacagaacaggagcttggaggctggggggacacaatagacgctgcctggctaggaacagaacaggagattggaggctggggggggacacaatagacgctgcctggctaggaacagaacaggagattggaggctggggggggacacaatagacgctgcctggctaggaacagaacaggagatttGAGGCTGGGGGGgacaatagacgctgcctggctaggaacagaacaggagattggaggctggggggggacaatagacgctgcctggctaggaacagaacaggagattggaggctgggggggaCAATAGGcgctgcctggctaggaacagaacaggagattggaggctggggggacaatagacgctgcctggctaggaacagaacaggagattggaggctggggggacaatagacgctgcctgtctaggaacagaacaggagattggaggctggggggacacaatagacgctgcctggctaggaacagaacaggagattggaggctggggtgggacacaatagacgctgcctggctaggaacagaacaggagattggaggctgggggggacacaatagacgctgcctggctaggaacagaacaggagattggaggctgggggggacaatagacgctgcttggctaggaacagaacaggagattggagCCTGGGGGGGGAcacaatagacgctgcctggctaggaacagaacaggagattggaggctgggggggacaatagacgctgcctggctaggaacagaacaggagattggaggctgggggggacaatagacgctgcctggctaggaacagaacaggagattggaggctgggggggggacacaatagacgctgcctggctaggaacagaacaggagattggaggctgggggggacaatagacgctgcctggctaggaacagaacaggagattggaggctgggggggacaatagacgctgcctggctaggaacagaacaggagattggaggctggggggggggacacaatagacgctgcctggctaggaacagaacaggagattggaggctggggggacaatagacgctgcctggctaggaacagaacaggagattggaggctggggggacacaatagacgctgcctggctaggaacagaacaggagattggaggctggggctgggacaatagacgctgcctggctaggaacagaacaggagattggaggctggggggacacaatagacgctgcctggctaggaacagaacaggagattggagACTGGGGGGGGAcacaatagacgctgcctggctaggaacagaacaggagattggaggctgggggggacacaatagacgctgcctggctaggaacagaacaggagattggaggctgggggggacaatagacgctgcctggctaggaacagaacaggagattggaggctggggggacaatagacgctgcctggctaggaacagaacaggagattggaggctggggggacacaatagacgctgcctggctaggaacagaacaggagattggaggctggggggggacaatagacgctgcctggctaggaacagaacaggagattggaggctggggggggacaatagacgctgcctggctaggaacataacaggagattggaggctgggggacacaatagacgctgcctggctaggaacataacaggagattggaggctgggggacacaatagacgctgcctggctaggaacagaacaggagattggaggctgggggggacaatagacgctgcctggctaggaacagaacaggagattggaggctggggggggacaatagacgctgcctggctaggaacagaacaggagttggaggctgggggggacaatagacgctgcctggctaggaacagaacaggagattggaggctggggggacaatagacgctgcctggctaggaacagaacaggagattggaggctggggggacaatagacgctgcctggctaggaacagaacaggagattggaggctggggacacacaatagacgctgcctggctaggaacagaacaggagattggaggctggggggggacaatagacgctgcctggctaggaacagaacaggagattggaggctggggggaCACAATAGACTctgcctggctaggaacagaacaggagaaaGGCCCTGTAATTTCTATTCATTGTATAAAGATTCAGCTATTTGCTGAACTGATTAAAGTACATCAGTCTTCATCATACACTGTGGTTGTGCCAGTAATAAGGTTTTGTTCACATACAGCAGGCAGAGAGAACATAAAGGACGCTGATTTTGTAAAGGCTGGAGGACATTGTTGGAGAACCCATTTGTTCAAACAAACCCTTGGTCCTAAGCCGTGTCCCCTGGCCCCTGGCCCCTAGGCCCCTGGCCCCTGTCCCCTAGGCCCCTGGCCCCTGTCCCCTGGCCCCTGGCCCCTAGGCACTCGTCTTGGATCTTTGTATGAGGGTTATTTACCTCATCCACCAGCTGTAGCACCCACCTctctgatacacactacaccctgGTAACCATTTATACACCACAGTACTCACCCTGCATTGGCTGTCCTATTGGAAGGGCTAGAAATGTCTCCCtgctctaaagtagtgcactataaagggaatagggtgtcatttgacctggtctaaagtagtgcactataaagggaatagggtgtcatttgacctggtctaaagtagtgcactataaagggaatagggtgccatttgacctggttaaagtagtgcactataaagggaatagggtgccatttgggacacataagACCTGTCTATTGTTGTTGATGTTGCAGACGGACCCGACCAGTGTTCCCCAGCTGGCCTGGCAGTTTGTCCCCGTTCAGAAGGTGGTCAACCCCGTCCTGGCATTCTGCAGAGGAGACACCGTACACTTCCTGCTGGTAACACCTCACTTCCTGTTTACTTCCTGGTTACCATTATTCCTTGTTTAGTAAACAATAACAATAGATTTCTGTTGTGAAACGACTGtcatgttgactgactgactgtttgtgTCCAGGTGAAGAAGGATGAGACCGGAACCATCCATGTCATCAAGCAAAGACAGCTGCAGCTGAACTGTGACATCATCAGTCTGAATGTAAGTGTCGCATGATGTCACTTCAGGGTCTGTTTTACTTTACAGGCCACATCTCTTGTTGTTTTAACTTCCTTCTCCGTTCCTTCCTCTGCTCCTAACTGAATGGGCGTGTTTAACGTTGCAGCTGACTTTACATGTTTAGTGGAGACTGACTGATGTACAAATCACCTTACATTATAAATAACTACTcagtattatttgtagatcagtcagacGGTCACAATTTACCCACGATACGTCCCAGTTTACCCATGATACGTCCCAGTTTACCCACGATACGTCCCAGTTTACCCATGATACGTCCCAGTTTACCCATGATACGTCCCAGTTTACCCACGATACGTCCCAGTTTACCCACGATACGTCCCAGTTTACCCACGATACGTCCCAGTTTACCCACGATACGTCCCAGTTTACCCATGATACGTCCCAGTTTACCCATGATACGTCACAGTTTACCCATGATACGTCACAGTTTTGAACACAGCCAAGCTCTCTCTGTCGCGCTTTCTGTCTCTGGCTctgcctctctgttattatccctctccttcacctcctgcctctctgttattatccctctccttcacctcctgcctctctgttattatccctctccttcacctcctgcctctctgttattatccctctccttcacctcctgcctctgttattatccctctccttcacctcctgcctctctgttattatccctctccttcacctcctgcctctctgttattatccctctccttcacctcctgcctctgttattctccctctccttcacctcctgcctctctgttattatccttctccttcacctgcctctctgttattctccctctccttcacctgcctctctgttattctccctctccttcacctcctgcctctctgttattatgcttctccttcacctcctgcctctgTTATTATTgttctccttcacctcctgcctctctgttattatccctctccttcacctcctgcctctctgttattatccctctccttcacctcctgcctctgttattatccttctccttcacctcctgcctctctgttattatccctctccttcacctcctgcctctgttattctccctctccttcacctcctgcctctctgttattatccctctccttcacctcctgcctctgttattatccctctccttcacctcctgcctctgttattatccctctccttcacctcctgtctctctgttattatccctctccttcacctcctgcctctctgttattatccttctccttcacctcctgcctctctgttattatccttctccttcacctcctgcctctctgttattattcctctccttcacctcctgcctctctgttattatccctctccttcacctcctgcctctgttattctccctctccttcacctcctgcctctctgttattatccctctccttcacctcctgcctctgttattatccctctccttcacctcctgcctctgttattatccctctccttcacctcctgtctctctgttattatccctctccttcacctcctgcctctctgttattatccttctccttcacctcctgcctctctgttattatccttctccttcacctcctgcctctctgttattattcctctccttcacctcctgcctctctgttattatccctctccttcacctcctgtctctctgttattatccctctccttcacctcctgcctctcttttattatccctctccttcacctcctgcctctctgttattatccctctccttcacctcctgcctctctgttattatccttctccttcacctcctgcctctctgttattatccctctccttcacctcctgcctctgttattatccctctccttcacctcctgcctctctgttattatccttctccttcacctcctgcctctctgttattatccttctccttcacctgcctctctgttattatccttctccttcacctcctgcctctctgttattatccttctccttcacctcctgcctctctgttattatccttctccttcacctcctagctctgttattatccctctccttcacctcctgcctctctgttattatccctctccttcacctcctgcctctctgttattatccctctccttcaccccGTCTCCCTGTTATTAtccttctccttcacctcctgcctctctgttattatccttctccttcacctcctagctctgttattatccctctccttcacctcctgcctctctgttattatccttctccttcacctcctgcctctctgttattatccttctccttcacctcctagctctgttattatccctctccttcacctcctgcctctctgttattatccctctccttcacctcctgcctctctgttattatccctctccttcacctcctgcctctctgttattatccttcacctcctgcctctctgttattatccttcTCCTTCACCCCGTCTCCCTGTTATTATCCTTCTCCTTCACCCCGTCTCCCTGTTATTATCCTTCTCCTTCACCCCGTCTCCCTGTTATTATCCTTCTCCTTCACCCCGTctccctccctttgtctctctccctctgtgactCTCTGGCTCTTTCACAGCCACTCACTGATTGTgtttcccctccccctccacagTGGATCAACAGTCGTACCCTGGTGGTGATGGACAGTGGGGAGAAGCTGCGTGTGGTGGACCGACCCAGCCAGGAGGAGCTGGAGAGCTTGGACGTGGCTGAGGTGCAGCTGGTCTACAACAGCAGCCATTTTAAATCGCTGGCCACGGGGGGAAACGTCAGCCAGGCGCTGGTGAGGGTCAGGGGTGAGGGGTCAGGGTCAGACGTCAGAGGTGACGGTAGAGAGGTTGCGGTGGGTAGATAGATAGTGAGGGTTGAGAAGTAATGGTAGGGAAGTGGTAGGGGTGAAAGGGCATGGAAAAGGGGTCATAGGTCAGTAGCTGTAGAGGGGAAGGCATCACCTGGCACTGGCAAAGGTCACAGgtgaggggttagaggtcagtggtAGTAGAGGGTGTCAGGTAAGTTTTATGGGTTATGGAGCAgggtcagacaggacaggactaggctggctagtggtgaggggttagaggtcagtggtAGTAGAGGGTGTCAGGTAAGTTTTATGGGTTATGGAGCAgggtcagacaggacaggactAGGCTGGCTAGTGGGAAAAGGTTGCACAAGATAATTTATCCCCCTGAAGAATCAGTCTCCACTACCTTCACTACTAAACACCAAACTGTTGAAACCGGCTGGTTAGGTTACAGACCATTACCTGGAATGAATCAGTTACATCACTGGTTCTGACCTGGTGGAGAGCAGGTGGCTCTGTCCAATCATACAGGACCAACGTCCTAGTCACTGGATCAGAAGCAGCCTGCCAGAGAGGAGAGCGTGTCTTCAGGGGGACTGAAGCTGTTAAATCAAGGAGCAGGGGGGTCACCAGTGATTCCCCCCCCACCTGTCTCCCATACCTCTACATGGAGTCATTCAGAGTCAGCATCAACCAATCAGGACCATGATGTTTTGGATCTTCCTGAAATAATCATTGAGTCCGTACAAAGGTTTTGTTCAGGATTCTTGGCATATATTTGCCACATTTGTATCTAAAAGTATTATTGAGAAGTAGCAGTCATGGATGATTTTGGTTGATTTTCACTCTGAATAACAGTGTCCTGGCCTTTGACCTCTGCTCTCCAGACTAACAGTGTGTGTTTTAGGCCCTAGTAGGAGAGAAGGCCTGCTACCAGTCTGTCTGCAGCTACGCAGGACAGATGGTACTACTGGGGACCAAGGTAGGTATCTGTatatgtcactgtgtgtgtgtgtgtgtgtgtgtacaggtgaagTAGAAACATAAGTGTTGTCTAATTGAGGCCTTTTCTCTGTTCCAGTCAGCCCACATCATGACTCTGAGGAACTGGAGGGAGGTAAGTGTCTCTCTGACTTGCCACCATACCATTCTAAAGGTTATCTATTATATCATTCTACCTGTGATCTGTCTCTGAGGGGGATTTAATGGACCTGTGTCTCTCTGAGGGGGATTTAATGGACCTGTGTCTCTAGGAGGGGGATTTAATGGACCTGTGTGTCTCTGAGGGGGATTTAATGGACCTGTGTCTCTCTGAGGGGGATTTAATGG
Protein-coding regions in this window:
- the LOC115191135 gene encoding vacuolar protein sorting-associated protein 8 homolog isoform X2, which encodes MGSFCEALRTLTHPGTAVLHVKFTDDPTLAVCNDSGGSVFELAFRRLMGMRTCESRCLFSGSKGEVCNVEPLLSGPDLKDHPITQYSLLAMASLTKILVIGLKPSLKVWMTFPYGKTDPTSVPQLAWQFVPVQKVVNPVLAFCRGDTVHFLLVKKDETGTIHVIKQRQLQLNCDIISLNWINSRTLVVMDSGEKLRVVDRPSQEELESLDVAEALVGEKACYQSVCSYAGQMVLLGTKSAHIMTLRNWRERVDCLLKQERFVEALSLAWSFHEGTAKAVLGLFGDPAKRKGVVADKMIEILFQYVERSVKKCPEHGKIQVMEQHFQDMVPVMVDYCLLLQRT
- the LOC115191135 gene encoding vacuolar protein sorting-associated protein 8 homolog isoform X1; translated protein: MGSFCEALRTLTHPGTAVLHVKFTDDPTLAVCNDSGGSVFELAFRRLMGMRTCESRCLFSGSKGEVCNVEPLLSGPDLKDHPITQYSLLAMASLTKILVIGLKPSLKVWMTFPYGKTDPTSVPQLAWQFVPVQKVVNPVLAFCRGDTVHFLLVKKDETGTIHVIKQRQLQLNCDIISLNWINSRTLVVMDSGEKLRVVDRPSQEELESLDVAEVQLVYNSSHFKSLATGGNVSQALALVGEKACYQSVCSYAGQMVLLGTKSAHIMTLRNWRERVDCLLKQERFVEALSLAWSFHEGTAKAVLGLFGDPAKRKGVVADKMIEILFQYVERSVKKCPEHGKIQVMEQHFQDMVPVMVDYCLLLQRT